Proteins encoded together in one Pseudomonas oryzicola window:
- the ispD gene encoding 2-C-methyl-D-erythritol 4-phosphate cytidylyltransferase: protein MIDTLPAFWAVIPAAGVGARMAADRPKQYLELAGQTILEHSLDCFLGHPALNGVVVSIAEHDPYWPTLRCASDPRIRRATGGRERADSVLNALLILHAEGAADSDWVLVHDAARPNLARSDLDKLLSELADDPVGGLLAVPARDTLKRADGNGRVSATVDRSTIWQAYTPQMFRLGALHRALAECLVSDVLVTDEASAIEWSGQAPRLVEGRSDNIKVTRPEDLEWLRQRWAGRR from the coding sequence ATGATCGATACGTTACCGGCCTTCTGGGCCGTGATTCCTGCTGCGGGCGTTGGCGCCCGCATGGCTGCCGACCGCCCCAAGCAGTATCTGGAACTGGCCGGGCAGACCATTCTCGAGCACAGCCTCGACTGTTTTCTTGGCCACCCGGCGCTCAACGGCGTGGTGGTCAGTATTGCCGAACACGACCCCTACTGGCCGACCCTGCGCTGCGCCAGCGATCCGCGTATCCGTCGTGCGACGGGGGGCCGAGAGCGTGCCGACTCGGTACTCAATGCCTTGCTGATACTGCACGCCGAAGGGGCGGCGGACAGCGACTGGGTACTGGTGCACGATGCTGCGCGCCCGAACCTGGCGCGCAGTGACCTGGACAAGCTGCTGTCGGAACTGGCGGACGACCCCGTGGGGGGGCTGCTGGCGGTGCCGGCACGCGATACCCTCAAGCGGGCTGATGGCAACGGCCGGGTGAGCGCGACGGTGGACCGCAGCACCATTTGGCAGGCGTATACCCCACAGATGTTCCGCCTCGGGGCGTTGCACCGGGCGCTGGCCGAGTGCCTGGTGTCCGATGTGCTGGTGACCGATGAAGCATCGGCCATCGAGTGGTCCGGCCAGGCGCCGCGGCTGGTCGAAGGGCGCAGTGACAACATCAAGGTGACCCGGCCGGAAGACCTGGAGTGGTTGCGCCAGCGTTGGGCAGGGCGGCGCTGA
- the eno gene encoding phosphopyruvate hydratase encodes MAKIVDIKGREVLDSRGNPTVEADVLLDNGIIGSACAPSGASTGSREALELRDGDKSRYLGKGVLKAVANINGPIRDLLLGKDPADQKALDRAMIELDGTENKAKLGANAILAVSLAAAKAAAQDLDLPLYAHIANLNGTPGQYSMPVPMMNIINGGEHADNNVDIQEFMVQPVGAKTFSDGLRMGTEIFHHLKAVLKARGLNTAVGDEGGFAPNLASNEDALGAIAEAVEKAGYKLGTDVTLALDCAASEFYEDGKYNLSGEGKSFDAEGFAEYLKGLTERFPIISIEDGLDESDWAGWKILTDKIGAKVQLVGDDLFVTNTKILKEGIEKGIGNSILIKFNQIGSLTETLEAIQMAKAAGYTAVISHRSGETEDSTIADLAVGTAAGQIKTGSLCRSDRVSKYNQLLRIEEQLGAKAVYRGRAEFRG; translated from the coding sequence ATGGCAAAAATCGTCGACATCAAAGGTCGTGAAGTTCTCGATTCGCGTGGCAACCCCACCGTGGAAGCCGATGTACTGCTCGACAACGGCATCATCGGCAGTGCTTGCGCGCCGTCCGGTGCTTCCACTGGCTCGCGCGAAGCGCTGGAGCTGCGTGATGGCGACAAGAGCCGTTACCTGGGCAAGGGCGTGCTGAAGGCCGTCGCCAACATCAACGGCCCGATCCGTGACCTGCTGCTGGGCAAGGACCCAGCCGACCAGAAGGCCCTGGACCGCGCCATGATCGAACTGGACGGTACCGAGAACAAGGCCAAGCTGGGCGCCAACGCCATCCTGGCTGTTTCCCTGGCTGCCGCCAAGGCCGCTGCCCAGGACCTGGACCTGCCGCTGTACGCGCACATCGCCAACCTGAACGGCACCCCGGGCCAGTACTCGATGCCGGTTCCGATGATGAACATCATCAACGGCGGCGAGCACGCCGACAACAACGTCGACATCCAGGAGTTCATGGTTCAGCCGGTTGGCGCCAAGACCTTCTCCGACGGCCTGCGCATGGGTACCGAGATCTTCCACCACCTCAAAGCCGTGCTGAAGGCCCGTGGCCTGAACACCGCCGTGGGTGACGAAGGTGGTTTCGCCCCTAACCTGGCTTCCAACGAAGACGCCCTGGGCGCCATCGCCGAAGCGGTCGAGAAAGCCGGCTACAAGCTGGGCACCGACGTGACCCTGGCCCTGGACTGCGCGGCTTCGGAATTCTACGAAGACGGCAAGTACAACCTGTCCGGCGAAGGCAAGTCGTTCGACGCCGAAGGCTTCGCCGAGTACCTCAAAGGCCTGACCGAGCGCTTCCCGATCATCTCGATCGAAGACGGCCTGGACGAGTCCGACTGGGCTGGCTGGAAGATCCTCACCGACAAGATCGGCGCCAAGGTGCAACTGGTTGGCGACGATCTGTTCGTGACCAACACCAAGATCCTCAAGGAAGGCATCGAGAAGGGCATCGGTAACTCGATCCTGATCAAGTTCAACCAGATCGGCTCGCTGACCGAAACCCTGGAAGCCATCCAGATGGCCAAGGCCGCTGGCTACACCGCGGTGATTTCGCACCGTTCCGGTGAAACCGAAGATTCGACCATCGCCGACCTGGCGGTAGGTACTGCTGCTGGCCAGATCAAGACCGGCTCGCTGTGCCGTTCCGACCGCGTTTCCAAGTACAACCAGCTGCTGCGTATCGAAGAGCAACTGGGTGCCAAGGCGGTTTACCGTGGTCGTGCCGAGTTTCGCGGCTAA
- the accA gene encoding acetyl-CoA carboxylase carboxyl transferase subunit alpha yields MNPNFLDFEQPIADLQAKIEGLRLVGNDNSLNISDEIARLQDKSNTLTESIFGNLTSWQIARLARHPRRPYTLDYLEHIFTEFEELHGDRHFSDDAAIVGGTARLDGKPVMVIGHQKGREVREKVRRNFGMPRPEGYRKACRLMEMAERFKMPILTFIDTPGAYPGIDAEERNQSEAIAWNLRVMARLKTPIIATVIGEGGSGGALAIGVCDQLNMLQYSTYSVISPEGCASILWKTADKAADAAEAMGITAERLKSLNIVDKVIQEPLGGAHRDPAKMSESIRADLVQQLDMLGKLDHDALLARRYERLMSYGL; encoded by the coding sequence ATGAACCCGAATTTTCTCGATTTCGAACAGCCGATTGCCGACCTGCAAGCCAAGATCGAAGGCCTGCGCCTGGTAGGCAACGACAACTCGCTGAACATCAGCGATGAAATTGCCCGTCTGCAAGACAAGAGCAACACCCTGACCGAAAGCATCTTCGGCAACCTGACCAGCTGGCAGATCGCCCGCCTGGCCCGCCACCCACGTCGTCCCTACACCCTGGACTACCTGGAGCACATCTTCACCGAGTTCGAAGAGCTGCACGGCGACCGCCACTTCTCCGACGACGCCGCCATCGTCGGTGGTACCGCACGTCTGGACGGCAAGCCGGTCATGGTCATCGGCCACCAGAAGGGCCGTGAAGTACGCGAAAAGGTGCGCCGCAACTTCGGCATGCCACGCCCTGAAGGCTATCGCAAGGCCTGCCGCCTGATGGAAATGGCCGAGCGCTTCAAGATGCCGATCCTGACCTTCATCGACACCCCGGGCGCCTACCCGGGCATCGACGCCGAAGAGCGCAACCAGAGCGAGGCCATCGCCTGGAACCTGCGCGTGATGGCGCGCCTGAAAACGCCAATCATCGCCACCGTGATCGGTGAGGGTGGTTCCGGCGGTGCGCTGGCCATCGGCGTGTGCGACCAGTTGAACATGCTGCAGTACTCCACCTACTCGGTGATTTCGCCGGAAGGCTGTGCCTCGATCCTGTGGAAGACCGCCGACAAGGCTGCTGACGCGGCCGAGGCCATGGGCATCACTGCCGAGCGCCTGAAGAGCCTGAACATCGTCGACAAGGTCATCCAGGAACCGCTGGGCGGTGCCCACCGTGACCCGGCCAAGATGTCGGAAAGCATCCGTGCCGACCTGGTGCAGCAGCTGGACATGCTCGGCAAGCTCGACCACGACGCGCTGCTGGCCCGTCGTTACGAGCGCCTGATGAGCTACGGTCTCTGA
- the kdsA gene encoding 3-deoxy-8-phosphooctulonate synthase, with translation MTQKIIRVGNIEIANDKPFVLFGGMNVLESRDLAMKVCEEYVRVTEKLGIPYVFKASFDKANRSSVTSYRGPGMEEGLKIFEEIKRTFNVPVITDVHEPYQAEPVAKVCDIIQLPAFLSRQTDLVVAMARTGAVINIKKAQFLAPQEMKHILTKCEEAGNDQLILCERGSSFGYNNLVVDMLGFGIMKQFEYPVFFDVTHALQMPGGRADSAGGRRAQVTDLAKAGMSQGLAGLFLEAHPDPDNAKCDGPCALRLDKLEPFLAQLKQLDDLVKSFPTVETA, from the coding sequence ATGACCCAGAAGATCATTCGCGTCGGTAACATCGAGATCGCCAACGACAAGCCGTTCGTCCTGTTCGGCGGCATGAACGTCCTGGAGTCCCGTGACCTGGCAATGAAGGTCTGCGAAGAGTACGTGCGGGTCACCGAGAAGCTCGGTATCCCGTACGTGTTCAAGGCCAGCTTCGACAAGGCCAACCGTTCGTCGGTAACCTCCTACCGCGGCCCGGGCATGGAAGAAGGCTTGAAGATCTTCGAAGAGATCAAGCGCACCTTCAATGTGCCGGTCATCACCGACGTGCACGAGCCCTATCAGGCCGAGCCGGTGGCCAAGGTGTGCGATATCATCCAGCTGCCGGCCTTCCTGTCGCGGCAGACCGACCTGGTAGTGGCGATGGCCAGGACCGGCGCGGTCATCAACATCAAGAAGGCGCAGTTCCTCGCCCCCCAGGAAATGAAACACATCCTGACCAAGTGCGAAGAGGCCGGTAACGACCAGCTGATCCTCTGCGAGCGTGGTTCGAGCTTCGGCTACAACAACCTGGTGGTGGACATGCTCGGCTTCGGCATCATGAAGCAGTTCGAGTATCCGGTGTTCTTCGATGTGACCCACGCCCTGCAGATGCCCGGTGGTCGTGCCGACTCCGCCGGTGGCCGTCGCGCCCAGGTCACCGACCTGGCCAAGGCTGGCATGAGCCAGGGCCTGGCTGGTCTGTTCCTCGAAGCCCACCCCGATCCGGACAACGCCAAGTGCGATGGTCCTTGTGCCCTGCGCCTGGACAAACTGGAGCCGTTCCTGGCCCAGCTCAAGCAACTGGATGACCTGGTGAAAAGTTTTCCGACGGTAGAAACCGCGTAA
- the ftsB gene encoding cell division protein FtsB — MRSPYWLFLVLLLLLGGLQYRLWVGNGSLAQVTELKQQIAEQHAENERLLERNRVLDAEVLELKKGMETVEERARHELGMVKEGETLFQLPQK, encoded by the coding sequence ATGCGCAGTCCTTATTGGTTGTTCCTTGTCCTGCTCCTGCTGCTGGGTGGCCTGCAGTACCGCCTGTGGGTGGGTAACGGCAGCCTGGCGCAAGTGACCGAGCTGAAGCAGCAGATCGCCGAGCAGCATGCCGAGAACGAGCGCCTGCTTGAGCGAAACCGCGTGCTCGACGCCGAAGTGCTGGAGCTGAAAAAAGGCATGGAGACCGTTGAAGAACGGGCTCGCCACGAATTGGGAATGGTCAAAGAGGGCGAAACCCTCTTCCAGTTGCCACAGAAATGA
- a CDS encoding CTP synthase, whose amino-acid sequence MTRYIFVTGGVVSSLGKGIASASLAAILEARGLKVTMLKLDPYINVDPGTMSPFQHGEVFVTHDGAETDLDLGHYERFIRTTMTQNNNFTTGRIYEHVLRKERRGDYLGATIQVIPHITDEIKRRIIKGAGDADVALVEIGGTVGDIESQPFLEAIRQLRVEVGSKRAMLMHLTLVPYIATAGETKTKPTQHSVKELRSIGLQPDVLICRSDHPVDASSRRKIALFTNVEERAVISLEDVDTIYKIPGVLHAQGLDDFVVERFGLQCNGADLSEWDKVVDAKLNPEHEVTIAMVGKYMELLDAYKSLIEAMSHAGITNRTKVNLRYIDSEDIENQGTSLLEGADAILVPGGFGLRGVEGKITAVQYARENKVPYLGICLGMQVAVIEFARNVMGWKDANSTEFDRNSGHPVVGLITEWADATGAVETRSEASDLGGTMRLGAQDCQLVAGSKVHDCYGKDVITERHRHRYEVNNNLLPQLIDAGLVVSGRSEDGALVEVVESKDHPWFVACQFHPEFTSTPRDGHPLFSGFVKAALAQKNKA is encoded by the coding sequence ATGACGCGCTACATATTCGTCACGGGCGGTGTTGTTTCTTCATTGGGGAAAGGCATTGCCTCGGCTTCCCTGGCGGCCATCCTGGAAGCGCGGGGCCTGAAGGTCACCATGCTCAAGCTGGATCCGTACATCAACGTCGATCCGGGCACCATGAGCCCGTTCCAGCATGGTGAAGTGTTCGTCACCCACGATGGCGCCGAAACCGACCTCGACCTGGGCCACTACGAGCGGTTCATCCGCACCACCATGACCCAGAACAACAACTTCACCACCGGCCGCATCTACGAGCACGTGCTGCGTAAAGAGCGTCGTGGTGACTACCTGGGCGCGACCATCCAGGTCATCCCGCACATCACCGACGAAATCAAGCGTCGCATCATCAAGGGTGCCGGCGATGCCGACGTGGCCCTGGTGGAAATCGGCGGTACCGTGGGCGACATCGAGTCGCAACCGTTCCTCGAGGCCATCCGCCAGCTGCGCGTCGAAGTGGGCTCCAAGCGCGCCATGCTGATGCACCTGACCCTGGTCCCGTACATCGCCACCGCTGGCGAGACCAAGACCAAGCCGACCCAGCATTCGGTCAAGGAACTGCGCTCCATCGGCCTGCAGCCAGACGTGCTGATCTGCCGTTCCGACCACCCGGTCGATGCCTCGTCGCGTCGCAAGATCGCGCTGTTCACCAACGTTGAAGAGCGTGCGGTGATTTCGCTGGAAGACGTCGACACCATCTACAAGATCCCGGGCGTACTGCATGCACAGGGCCTGGACGATTTCGTCGTCGAGCGCTTCGGCCTGCAGTGCAACGGCGCCGACCTGTCCGAATGGGACAAGGTGGTCGATGCCAAGCTCAACCCCGAGCACGAAGTGACCATCGCCATGGTCGGCAAGTACATGGAGCTGCTGGATGCCTACAAGTCGCTGATCGAAGCGATGAGCCACGCCGGCATCACCAACCGCACCAAGGTCAACCTGCGCTACATCGACTCGGAAGACATCGAGAACCAGGGCACCAGCCTGCTCGAAGGTGCCGATGCCATCCTGGTGCCGGGCGGTTTCGGCCTGCGCGGCGTGGAAGGCAAGATCACCGCGGTGCAGTACGCCCGTGAGAACAAGGTACCGTACCTGGGTATCTGCCTGGGCATGCAGGTCGCCGTGATCGAATTCGCCCGTAACGTGATGGGCTGGAAAGACGCCAACTCCACCGAGTTCGACCGCAACAGCGGCCACCCGGTGGTCGGCCTGATCACCGAGTGGGCCGATGCCACCGGTGCCGTCGAGACCCGCAGCGAAGCCTCCGACCTGGGCGGCACCATGCGCCTGGGCGCCCAGGACTGCCAACTGGTCGCCGGTTCCAAGGTGCACGACTGCTACGGCAAGGACGTGATCACCGAGCGTCACCGCCACCGCTACGAAGTGAACAACAACCTGCTGCCGCAACTTATCGACGCCGGCCTGGTGGTTTCCGGCCGTTCCGAAGACGGTGCGCTGGTGGAAGTGGTCGAGTCCAAGGATCACCCATGGTTCGTCGCCTGCCAGTTCCACCCGGAATTCACCTCGACCCCGCGTGACGGCCACCCGCTGTTCAGCGGCTTCGTCAAGGCAGCCCTGGCTCAGAAGAACAAGGCCTGA
- the tilS gene encoding tRNA lysidine(34) synthetase TilS, with the protein MINLTPWLNAPAWYIAFSGGLDSTVLLHLLADYARNHASPPLCAIHVHHGLQSAADAWPAHCRTVCDYLGIELQVIHVQVPPGASLEQAARNARYAAFSQLLGPGDILFTGQHRDDQAETLLFRLLRGAGLRGLAAMPGQRRLGQGSLARPLLGHSRQQLRDYAEAHQLTWIEDPSNADTRFARNYLRGEVFPHLQQRWPQASQNLARAAEHLGEALSLLDELAQGDLALAEAGAPLAWPGLDSLDLAALVALSPARQRNALLHWLSHRTRLPDTRHWAGWADLRDAAADAQPVWRLADGQLLRSHGRIWWLSGDWLQQPGAGAAWPDPGEPLWLPGNGRVRLVGAVPAAGLRIGYRQGGEVLDIPGRGRRELKRLLNELQVPHFLRPRLPLLYQGERLLAVANLPGLVQADCQLHWQLPTNAQGLS; encoded by the coding sequence ATGATCAACCTCACCCCCTGGCTCAACGCCCCCGCCTGGTACATCGCCTTTTCCGGCGGCCTCGACTCCACCGTGCTTCTGCACCTGCTGGCCGACTACGCCCGCAACCACGCATCGCCTCCGCTGTGCGCCATCCACGTCCACCACGGCCTGCAAAGCGCCGCCGATGCCTGGCCCGCCCATTGCCGAACCGTCTGCGACTATCTCGGCATCGAACTCCAGGTCATCCACGTCCAGGTTCCCCCCGGCGCCAGCCTCGAACAGGCCGCCCGCAATGCCCGTTATGCCGCCTTCAGCCAGCTGCTCGGCCCGGGCGACATCCTGTTCACCGGCCAGCACCGCGACGACCAGGCGGAAACCCTGCTGTTCCGCCTGCTGCGCGGTGCCGGTCTGCGTGGCCTGGCGGCGATGCCGGGGCAACGCCGGCTAGGGCAGGGCAGCCTGGCCAGGCCTTTGCTCGGACATTCCAGGCAACAGTTGCGCGATTACGCCGAGGCCCATCAGCTGACCTGGATCGAAGACCCATCCAACGCCGACACACGATTCGCCCGCAACTACCTGCGCGGCGAGGTGTTCCCGCACTTGCAGCAACGCTGGCCGCAGGCCAGCCAGAACCTCGCCCGCGCTGCCGAGCACCTGGGCGAAGCCCTGAGCCTGCTGGACGAGCTCGCCCAGGGCGATCTGGCGCTTGCAGAGGCGGGCGCGCCGTTGGCCTGGCCCGGGCTCGACTCGCTCGACCTGGCCGCCCTGGTTGCGCTGTCGCCGGCTCGTCAGCGCAATGCCTTGCTGCACTGGCTGAGCCACCGTACCCGTTTACCCGACACCCGGCACTGGGCGGGTTGGGCAGACCTGCGCGATGCCGCCGCCGATGCCCAGCCGGTATGGCGGCTGGCCGATGGGCAACTGTTGCGCAGCCATGGACGCATCTGGTGGTTGAGCGGCGACTGGCTGCAGCAGCCTGGCGCAGGGGCGGCGTGGCCCGACCCCGGCGAGCCTCTGTGGCTGCCGGGTAACGGCCGTGTGCGGCTGGTTGGCGCAGTGCCAGCGGCGGGCTTGCGCATTGGCTACCGCCAGGGTGGCGAAGTACTGGACATCCCCGGCCGCGGCCGACGCGAGCTCAAGCGCCTGCTCAACGAGCTGCAGGTACCGCACTTCCTGCGCCCGCGCCTGCCATTGCTGTACCAGGGCGAGCGGCTGCTGGCGGTGGCCAACCTGCCCGGGCTGGTACAGGCGGATTGCCAGCTGCATTGGCAGTTGCCGACGAACGCGCAAGGTTTGAGCTGA